The Flavobacteriales bacterium genomic sequence AGAACACCCCGATTTCTCGGAAATATTCTACCGCATCAGCGGCTACATGCTGCTGCATAGCCAGAGAAAAGAAGGACTCCGTTACCTGGAGGATGCCCTTGCCCTGGACTACCCCGGACATCAGCAATTCCTGCAAGCGTTTCCTGCCCTTAAAAATGACCCGCATATTTCTTACCTGATAGAGCTTTATCACCCCCATTCATGAACTTTGAACTTTCCTACATCCCGGAGCGCACAACGCAGCCGCGTACGCATGGCATCACCATGATGATGGACAAGGGACTCAGCGTTCGGCAAGCAGAAGATTTTTGTCAAACAAGCGCGCACCTGACGGATTTTGTAAAACTCGGATTCGGGACGGCTTACGTAACCACCCACCTGGAAGACAAACTCCGCATATATCGCGAAGCAGGCATGAAACCCTATTTCGGGGGCACACTGTTCGAAGCTTTCCAGGTGAGAAAGTCACGAAAGGATTTTCGCAAAGTTCTTGACAAGTATAAAATGGAAGTGGTGGAAGTATCCGATGGCTCCATCGTGCTTCCCCACGGCAAAAAGTGTGAGATCATCAGCAGCATGGCCAAAGAGTACCAGGTGTTGTCGGAAGTGGGCTCAAAGGAAGCCGGCATCCTGATCAGCCCGGCCAAATGGATCAAGATGATGCAAACCGAACTGGAAGCAGGTTCCTGGAAAGTGATCGCCGAAGCCAGGGAAAGTGGAACGGTAGGCATCTACCGTCCGAGCGGTACCGCCCACGTGGCGCTTGTGAATAAAATCGTTGCCAAGGTAAAACCCGAAGACATCATGTGGGAGGCTCCGAAAAAATCCCAGCAGGCATGGTTCATCAAATACTTCGGCAGCAACGTGAACCTGGGTAACATCGGGCCGGAAGAAGTGATTCCTCTTGAAACACTGCGCCTGGGGTTACGGGGAGATACCTTTTTCGATTTCCTCCCGGAAAACCTGGTCAAACGTCAAACATCCTAATCACCCACTTGTCCGATGAAAGAGATCACCCCGGCGGAACTGAAAGAACGACTGGACCGGCACGATGACATTCAATTGATCGATGTGAGGGAAGCTTACGAGCGTGAAGCCGGTAACATCGGCGGAGACCATATTCCCATGCAATCCATCCTGGCATCACTCGATATGGTGGCAAAAGACAAGGATGTGGTCGTCTATTGCAGAAGCGGAGCCAGATCGGCCTCCGTTACCCAGGCCCTGGAACACCGGCTTCAGCATCCTTCCATCTACAACCTGAGGGGTGGACTGATGGCTTATGCGAGGGAAGTTGATCCATCCATACAAGTAGCTTAGCATGGGCGGTCGGTTACAACCTCTTGTATTGGCGTTAAAAGGCATGGCCATGGGCGCTGCAGATGTTATTCCGGGCGTATCAGGTGGCACCATCGCTTTTATTTCAGGCATCTATGAAACGTTGCTTGCATCCATACGCGGCATCAACCTGAATACCATCCGGCTTCTCATCAAAGGAGATATCAAAGGTTGCTGGAAAGCCATCAACGGCAACTTCCTGCTGCCCCTGCTGGCCGGTATAGGCGCCAGCATCCTGGGACTTTCGAAACTGGTTTTGATGCTGCTTGAAAAGTTCCCTGAAATGCTGTGGTCCTTTTTCTTCGGCCTGATCATTGCCTCCTCCCTGTTTGTAGCCGGTAAAGTACAACAGTGGAATGCTCGCACAGTCATATCGGTAATCATTGGCAGCATTGTTGCATTCGTGATCACATCCATTACTCCCGCAGAAACGCCGGATGCCCTTTGGTTCATTTTCCTGAGCGGATGCCTGGCTATTTGCGCCATGATTCTTCCGGGCATTTCCGGCAGCTTCATCCTGCTCCTGCTGGGAAAATACCAATA encodes the following:
- a CDS encoding phosphosulfolactate synthase, which translates into the protein MNFELSYIPERTTQPRTHGITMMMDKGLSVRQAEDFCQTSAHLTDFVKLGFGTAYVTTHLEDKLRIYREAGMKPYFGGTLFEAFQVRKSRKDFRKVLDKYKMEVVEVSDGSIVLPHGKKCEIISSMAKEYQVLSEVGSKEAGILISPAKWIKMMQTELEAGSWKVIAEARESGTVGIYRPSGTAHVALVNKIVAKVKPEDIMWEAPKKSQQAWFIKYFGSNVNLGNIGPEEVIPLETLRLGLRGDTFFDFLPENLVKRQTS
- a CDS encoding DUF368 domain-containing protein, whose protein sequence is MGGRLQPLVLALKGMAMGAADVIPGVSGGTIAFISGIYETLLASIRGINLNTIRLLIKGDIKGCWKAINGNFLLPLLAGIGASILGLSKLVLMLLEKFPEMLWSFFFGLIIASSLFVAGKVQQWNARTVISVIIGSIVAFVITSITPAETPDALWFIFLSGCLAICAMILPGISGSFILLLLGKYQYILSAVTNMNLMVVLVFAAGCVTGLTSFARLLSWMFRKQHDVTVAVLTGFMIGSLNKVWPWKVTTEFFTDRHGELQPLIQKNVLPGSYPDEPYLLFSILLCIAGFALVMLLERLSVRNTRNL
- a CDS encoding rhodanese-like domain-containing protein — translated: MKEITPAELKERLDRHDDIQLIDVREAYEREAGNIGGDHIPMQSILASLDMVAKDKDVVVYCRSGARSASVTQALEHRLQHPSIYNLRGGLMAYAREVDPSIQVA